The following proteins come from a genomic window of bacterium:
- a CDS encoding glycosyltransferase family 39 protein, producing MDFKPGQKFIGWDLARLVTLSFVMRLILRLMFFVPAKDGLTFIEIAGYFIRGDFKTALSHEYHPLYPWLISVFSKFTSDFIDAGLVISLLSGFLLVIPVYLSALRLFDRKAAVISSIFCIFHPYLLRFSSNVLSESMYLFFMAFAFWCGIEAVVKKKTVYFAAVSFFSVLAYLTRPEGVGILLAVVFSLLIIPLHGLSFLKRLWLAFLVVAVFVVLIFPYIYVISEFQGEWRLTQKTRVTSLLGLDKTVKDTEVEQSVPEAVEEYPLKAAPERPKGVKLAVKGSEQLIRKILQGVFLPVAVFALIGIAIRKKYPRSQAEFIPLLAFLIYISVLFMVAIRTDISYRHTAFLMLLGCVYAGAGVYEFTSLFSKKTGGRLLWTILFVCVIAMSVKGLKPVGMDKESRRTVGIWIGRNYPGEVIMTSRMSRIPFYAGAEHFDYTDYKKEFILEEARNKGVKLAVINLLDMSEADKDLLILLNDKNSEKIYSNKSTEKDEIVVYELFLNGEN from the coding sequence ATGGATTTTAAACCCGGACAAAAATTTATCGGTTGGGACCTTGCCAGACTGGTTACACTGTCTTTTGTTATGAGGCTGATTCTGAGGTTGATGTTTTTTGTGCCCGCGAAAGACGGCCTGACTTTTATTGAAATAGCGGGATATTTTATCAGGGGAGACTTCAAAACGGCGTTATCCCATGAATATCACCCGTTATATCCCTGGCTGATAAGCGTCTTTTCAAAATTCACGTCGGATTTTATCGATGCGGGACTGGTTATATCCCTGTTATCCGGATTTTTGCTGGTTATCCCTGTTTATCTTTCCGCTTTAAGGCTTTTTGACAGGAAAGCCGCCGTTATCTCCTCAATTTTTTGTATTTTTCACCCATACCTTCTCAGGTTTTCGTCGAATGTGCTGTCTGAGTCCATGTACCTGTTTTTTATGGCGTTTGCGTTCTGGTGCGGCATAGAGGCGGTAGTGAAGAAAAAAACCGTCTATTTCGCCGCGGTGTCTTTCTTTTCCGTGCTCGCGTATCTGACCAGGCCGGAAGGCGTCGGTATTCTGCTGGCGGTCGTGTTCTCCCTTCTGATTATCCCTTTGCATGGGTTAAGTTTTTTGAAGAGGTTATGGCTTGCCTTTCTTGTCGTTGCCGTTTTCGTTGTTTTGATTTTCCCGTACATTTATGTCATAAGCGAATTTCAGGGCGAATGGCGTCTGACACAGAAAACCAGAGTGACATCGCTTCTCGGGCTGGATAAAACAGTAAAAGATACGGAAGTTGAACAATCTGTTCCTGAAGCTGTCGAAGAGTACCCGCTGAAAGCCGCTCCGGAAAGGCCGAAAGGCGTAAAACTTGCGGTAAAAGGCTCTGAACAGCTGATAAGAAAAATTTTGCAGGGAGTATTTCTCCCTGTTGCCGTATTTGCGCTTATCGGTATTGCAATCAGGAAAAAATACCCGAGGTCTCAGGCGGAATTTATTCCTTTGCTGGCTTTTTTAATATATATATCGGTGCTTTTTATGGTTGCTATACGCACTGACATATCTTACAGGCATACGGCCTTTTTGATGCTGCTCGGATGCGTTTATGCGGGCGCGGGAGTGTATGAATTTACGTCTTTATTTTCGAAAAAAACCGGAGGCCGGCTTCTTTGGACTATTTTATTTGTATGTGTAATCGCTATGTCTGTGAAAGGTTTAAAACCTGTGGGCATGGATAAAGAATCCAGAAGAACGGTGGGTATCTGGATCGGCAGGAATTATCCCGGAGAGGTGATAATGACTTCAAGGATGTCCAGGATCCCTTTTTATGCGGGCGCGGAGCATTTTGATTATACTGATTACAAAAAAGAATTTATACTGGAAGAAGCCCGCAACAAAGGCGTTAAACTTGCGGTAATAAACCTGCTTGATATGTCCGAAGCCGATAAGGACCTCTTAATCCTGCTTAATGATAAAAATTCAGAAAAAATATATTCAAATAAATCCACAGAAAAAGATGAAATAGTAGTATACGAGCTTTTTTTAAATGGCGAAAATTGA
- a CDS encoding class I SAM-dependent methyltransferase: MAKIEINLTKRGACPYCGSGSRKVMFALERYSVCRCKSCKGVFSDPYLSENEAEKVFSDPDAVGAINPEMESYYDREFVLANSRHTFKVFDRLLDFLEKSVSGRKLLDVGFGMGFFLEKSRRRGWKCKGIDFSDEYYKYAKETMGLDVMKKKISEFTGYNEEFDVIILWDVIEHLDDPGESIAMFRGMLKPGGMLAIATPNEKSLLSFIAKLIYNISFGLIKGPLSSIYVLEHPLFFDKNSLRKLLERNSFNIVLSRQDETDLERLNLGKLKKIIVKIIFFLSRLMKMSNRIIVIAEK; encoded by the coding sequence ATGGCGAAAATTGAAATAAATCTGACTAAAAGGGGTGCTTGTCCGTACTGCGGTTCGGGCTCAAGAAAAGTTATGTTTGCGCTTGAGCGCTATTCCGTCTGCAGGTGCAAATCCTGCAAAGGTGTTTTCAGCGACCCTTACCTGAGCGAAAATGAGGCGGAAAAAGTCTTTTCGGACCCTGACGCCGTAGGCGCGATTAATCCCGAAATGGAATCTTATTACGACAGGGAGTTTGTCCTTGCCAATTCCAGACATACTTTTAAGGTCTTTGACCGGCTCCTGGATTTTCTTGAAAAGAGTGTGTCCGGCAGGAAACTTCTTGATGTAGGGTTCGGTATGGGATTTTTCCTTGAGAAAAGCCGTCGCAGGGGTTGGAAGTGCAAAGGCATAGACTTTTCGGATGAATACTATAAATACGCAAAAGAAACAATGGGCCTGGATGTAATGAAGAAAAAAATTTCGGAGTTTACCGGGTATAACGAGGAATTTGATGTTATAATCCTGTGGGATGTAATAGAGCATCTGGATGATCCCGGCGAGTCGATTGCCATGTTCCGCGGCATGCTGAAGCCGGGAGGAATGCTGGCGATAGCAACCCCGAATGAAAAGAGCCTGCTCTCTTTTATTGCAAAACTTATATATAACATAAGTTTTGGATTGATAAAAGGCCCTTTAAGTTCGATCTATGTGTTGGAGCATCCGTTATTTTTTGACAAAAATTCTCTTCGAAAATTGCTTGAGCGAAACAGTTTTAATATTGTATTGTCAAGGCAGGATGAAACCGATCTCGAAAGGCTGAATCTGGGAAAATTAAAGAAGATCATAGTAAAAATAATATTCTTTTTATCGAGGTTAATGAAAATGAGCAACAGAATAATCGTAATTGCGGAAAAATGA
- a CDS encoding glycosyltransferase family 39 protein → MKRNHYLILAAILFGALFARIGPVNKPLLGNFSSYQTATAMMARFIANEGLPAVAQPKTNLLINGKPAIHMLYIPGAAATAGYLWKIFGFSLDFWGRFQASFFTMLSSLLIYLIVRRHSDEATGLMSCFFFNAFPLSFVYGQSFMNEALAFFLVMLSSWLLFNFKINSYKVIAAGLIVSLAFLMRIHFLCLVPALLFLIWYNAPKNKILYIALFSICIAIPVAGWYLHTYYVASVADNNITSIFAQENKHYASFPHPLFLKAVFYKDIIDKLAGVCLNPIGFTLVIAGVFLCRPEKKEYWAVILWLLGSLSVIILLPQKVYDHNFYFYPILFPASFFAALVTFKIIKLDRYIYVILFLCLFFLVSARYFINPAFKYSVELSAVPEAGYFIQKNTPPDSRIIVSPCTYDQLYYCDRNGWVFNIEGSNADIDKFKEYISEGADYYITADTASLRKNRDFYKFIDKNYKNISPSGNYAVYVLNDKRKK, encoded by the coding sequence ATGAAAAGAAACCATTATCTTATACTTGCTGCTATCTTATTCGGCGCTTTATTCGCAAGAATCGGGCCTGTCAACAAACCGTTATTAGGCAACTTTTCTTCATATCAGACTGCCACGGCAATGATGGCGCGTTTTATCGCGAACGAAGGATTGCCTGCTGTCGCGCAGCCGAAAACGAACCTTCTGATAAACGGAAAACCTGCCATTCACATGCTTTATATTCCGGGCGCTGCCGCCACAGCGGGCTATCTGTGGAAAATCTTCGGTTTTTCGCTTGATTTTTGGGGAAGATTCCAGGCGTCTTTCTTTACAATGCTATCTTCATTGCTTATCTATTTGATTGTCCGCAGGCATTCTGATGAGGCGACAGGTTTAATGAGTTGTTTTTTCTTCAACGCCTTTCCCCTCAGCTTTGTCTACGGGCAGAGTTTTATGAACGAAGCGCTTGCCTTCTTTCTTGTTATGCTGTCCTCCTGGTTATTATTTAATTTTAAGATCAATTCGTATAAAGTCATTGCCGCCGGTTTAATTGTTTCTCTGGCATTTCTGATGAGGATACATTTTTTATGCCTGGTTCCCGCTTTGCTTTTTTTAATATGGTATAATGCGCCGAAAAATAAAATTTTATATATTGCGCTTTTTTCCATCTGCATAGCTATTCCTGTTGCAGGCTGGTATCTGCATACTTATTATGTCGCCTCCGTGGCGGATAATAATATTACAAGTATTTTCGCGCAGGAAAATAAACATTACGCTTCTTTTCCCCACCCTCTTTTTTTAAAGGCTGTGTTTTATAAGGATATTATCGATAAACTTGCGGGAGTATGCCTGAACCCCATAGGTTTTACATTAGTGATCGCAGGCGTATTTCTATGCAGGCCCGAAAAGAAAGAGTATTGGGCGGTGATATTATGGCTACTGGGTTCATTGAGCGTTATTATCCTTCTTCCGCAAAAGGTATATGACCATAATTTTTATTTTTACCCCATCCTTTTTCCCGCTTCGTTTTTTGCGGCGCTTGTCACTTTTAAGATTATAAAACTCGACCGTTATATATATGTGATTTTATTTTTATGCCTTTTTTTCCTGGTTTCCGCGAGGTATTTTATAAATCCGGCCTTTAAATATTCCGTTGAGCTTTCGGCTGTGCCTGAAGCGGGCTATTTCATTCAGAAAAACACTCCGCCTGACAGCAGGATTATTGTATCGCCCTGCACTTATGACCAGCTTTATTATTGCGATAGGAACGGATGGGTCTTCAATATAGAGGGCTCAAACGCGGATATTGATAAATTCAAAGAATATATCAGCGAAGGCGCGGATTATTATATTACCGCGGATACGGCAAGTCTCCGCAAAAACAGGGATTTCTATAAGTTTATTGATAAAAATTATAAAAATATTTCCCCCAGCGGGAATTATGCGGTTTACGTTTTAAATGATAAGAGGAAAAAATAA
- a CDS encoding polyprenol monophosphomannose synthase, which translates to MNRYLIIIPTYNESKNIVRLCEKIMSMEKSFDILVVDDNSPDGTGELAEKMSSIHPEIHVMRRPSKMGIGSAYIEGFQWGLKKDYELFFEMDADFSHNPEDLIRMAETVKDCDLCVGSRYIEGGGVINWPLWRMLLSKFAARYYTRVITGMPMNDATSGFKCFRRTVLEKIDFNKIHSEGYSFQIEMHYRIWKKGFRIKEIPIIFTDRQHGLSKMSKKIIFEAIIIVWKIKFTVK; encoded by the coding sequence ATGAACAGATATCTGATTATTATACCTACTTACAATGAAAGTAAAAATATCGTCCGTCTGTGCGAGAAAATCATGTCCATGGAAAAAAGTTTTGATATCCTGGTTGTCGATGACAATTCCCCGGACGGCACCGGAGAGTTGGCTGAGAAAATGTCTTCAATTCATCCTGAAATCCATGTAATGAGAAGACCATCCAAAATGGGGATAGGAAGCGCGTATATCGAAGGCTTTCAATGGGGATTGAAGAAAGATTATGAACTGTTTTTCGAAATGGACGCTGATTTTTCGCATAATCCCGAAGATTTAATCCGGATGGCGGAAACAGTAAAAGATTGCGACCTGTGTGTCGGCTCCAGGTACATAGAAGGCGGAGGCGTGATAAACTGGCCGCTCTGGAGGATGCTGCTGAGCAAGTTTGCCGCCAGGTATTATACCAGAGTCATCACCGGAATGCCTATGAATGATGCCACTTCCGGATTCAAATGTTTCAGGCGGACGGTCCTGGAAAAAATCGATTTTAATAAGATCCACTCCGAGGGATATTCTTTCCAGATTGAAATGCATTATCGTATCTGGAAAAAAGGTTTTCGAATCAAAGAAATACCTATTATATTTACGGACAGGCAGCATGGTTTATCAAAGATGTCTAAAAAGATTATTTTTGAGGCAATAATTATCGTTTGGAAAATAAAATTTACCGTTAAATGA
- a CDS encoding B12-binding domain-containing radical SAM protein: MKIKKVFLLFPPCPIPKMFPKRVQMPLGVAYLASSIRAAGIDVKVLDSLIEGWNQVEEIDERNIRFGLSGRQIVDRISEYGPDLVGISCMFSIQAKIVSEIASEIKKEFPDIKIVLGGAHPSAMPEDSIADKNIDYALIGESEATFIELIHLLNRNKSAADMDGICYHDEKGFPRVNPKKKYIENLDALPLPAWDLLPVEKYFKLNRPHGTVTRGNRIIPVITSRGCPAKCVFCSIHPIWGRVYRTRSPISVVGEIEMLVHRYAVQEIQIEDDNMTFNRKRAEEICDLIVDKGIKVSFTAPNGLAVWALDKSLLLKLRKAGFYRLTLAVESGSQHTLTHIIHKPLKIDKVLEIIKDANEIGFDIDVFFVVGFPGETLSEMQKTFDLGRKLDVSSVKYFIATPYPGTELLEIAEKENLLPADFNPKDLGINAVKGNITTEYFTPEILEKKVSAETFKTQIALFKRHPVRYVTGIFRNYLIKDIGATIAFLRQSLKNCLSKHKI, from the coding sequence ATGAAAATTAAAAAAGTATTCCTTCTTTTCCCGCCGTGCCCGATCCCCAAAATGTTCCCTAAAAGGGTTCAGATGCCTTTGGGGGTAGCGTATCTTGCTTCTTCTATAAGAGCGGCAGGCATAGACGTAAAGGTGCTTGACAGTCTTATCGAAGGGTGGAATCAGGTTGAAGAGATAGATGAGAGGAATATTCGTTTTGGGTTGTCCGGTCGGCAGATTGTGGATAGAATTTCGGAGTACGGACCCGATCTGGTGGGCATATCCTGCATGTTCAGCATACAGGCAAAGATAGTTTCCGAAATTGCATCGGAAATAAAAAAGGAATTTCCTGATATAAAAATTGTTTTAGGCGGGGCTCATCCATCTGCCATGCCCGAGGATTCAATTGCGGATAAGAATATTGATTATGCCCTTATAGGGGAGTCAGAAGCTACATTTATAGAACTAATCCATCTGTTGAACCGGAATAAGTCCGCAGCGGATATGGATGGCATCTGTTATCACGACGAGAAAGGTTTTCCGCGTGTTAACCCCAAGAAAAAATATATAGAGAACCTGGATGCTTTGCCGTTGCCCGCCTGGGACCTTCTTCCTGTGGAAAAATATTTTAAGTTGAACAGGCCGCACGGCACAGTGACAAGGGGAAACCGTATTATCCCTGTTATTACATCCCGCGGCTGTCCCGCAAAATGTGTTTTCTGCTCAATCCATCCTATCTGGGGCAGGGTGTACAGGACTCGTTCCCCGATAAGCGTTGTCGGAGAAATAGAAATGCTTGTTCACAGATATGCGGTTCAGGAAATCCAGATTGAAGATGACAACATGACCTTCAACAGGAAAAGGGCTGAAGAGATATGCGACCTTATCGTTGACAAAGGCATAAAAGTTTCTTTCACGGCGCCTAACGGGCTTGCCGTTTGGGCTCTTGATAAAAGCCTGCTTCTTAAACTGAGAAAAGCCGGGTTTTACCGTTTGACTCTCGCGGTTGAATCGGGCAGTCAGCATACATTAACGCATATTATCCATAAGCCTTTGAAAATAGATAAAGTGCTTGAAATCATAAAGGATGCGAACGAAATCGGGTTTGATATAGATGTTTTCTTTGTTGTCGGTTTTCCGGGAGAAACTCTTTCTGAAATGCAGAAAACATTTGATCTGGGCAGGAAGTTGGATGTGTCCAGTGTCAAATATTTTATTGCTACGCCTTATCCCGGGACAGAACTTCTGGAGATTGCCGAAAAAGAAAATCTGCTTCCCGCGGATTTTAATCCTAAAGACCTTGGAATAAATGCCGTAAAAGGTAATATTACAACAGAATATTTTACGCCGGAAATACTCGAAAAGAAGGTATCCGCCGAGACTTTCAAAACTCAGATTGCCCTGTTTAAAAGACATCCTGTCAGATATGTTACAGGTATTTTCAGGAATTACCTGATAAAGGACATTGGCGCAACAATTGCGTTTCTACGGCAGTCTTTGAAGAATTGCCTCTCTAAACATAAGATTTAG
- a CDS encoding helix-turn-helix domain-containing protein — MEIKENEVYTTEEAQKLLKISSSTMMRMIKKGLIRTGRAGKQYRILGKEILRAVSPKLEDQVGKIYNKGRKWVHEGVDGNNGKVKKGDDNVKS, encoded by the coding sequence ATGGAAATTAAAGAGAATGAAGTTTATACAACTGAGGAAGCCCAGAAACTTCTGAAAATCAGCTCTAGCACAATGATGAGGATGATTAAAAAGGGGCTTATCAGGACAGGGCGCGCGGGAAAACAATATAGAATTCTGGGAAAAGAGATTTTGAGGGCTGTTTCACCGAAACTTGAAGACCAGGTGGGCAAAATTTATAATAAAGGAAGAAAGTGGGTTCATGAAGGAGTAGATGGGAATAACGGAAAAGTAAAAAAAGGGGATGATAATGTCAAATCATGA
- the pseB gene encoding UDP-N-acetylglucosamine 4,6-dehydratase (inverting) — protein sequence MSNHDLFSGKTVLITGGTGSFGRKFTEIVIKKHNPKKLIIFSRDEMKQYEMHQEFNQKNIRYFIGDVRDPDRLHRAFHGVDVVVHAAALKIVPSAEYNPFEAVRTNVIGAENVINTAIDNGVKKVIALSTDKAANPVNLYGATKLCSEKMFVAANNYSPEGTKFSVVRYGNVFGSRGSIVPFFKECRGTGIIPITDKRMTRFWITLSQGVEFVISCVNSMKGGEVFIPKMPSMRIMDLAKVIAPECKLKIIGIRPGEKLHETLVPADDAFSTVEKTDRFITCPAVVFNKKNKHSGACLKGDFSGYRSDNNTRWLTVDELKKMADME from the coding sequence ATGTCAAATCATGATTTGTTCAGCGGTAAAACTGTTCTGATAACCGGAGGAACAGGCTCTTTCGGAAGAAAATTTACGGAAATAGTAATTAAAAAACATAACCCTAAAAAACTTATCATATTCAGCCGCGACGAGATGAAGCAATATGAAATGCATCAGGAATTTAACCAGAAGAACATAAGGTATTTCATCGGTGATGTGCGCGATCCTGACAGGCTTCACAGGGCTTTTCATGGTGTTGATGTTGTGGTTCACGCGGCTGCGCTTAAAATTGTGCCGTCGGCCGAGTATAATCCATTTGAAGCTGTCAGGACAAATGTTATAGGCGCGGAGAATGTGATAAACACAGCGATAGATAACGGCGTGAAAAAAGTAATAGCATTAAGCACGGATAAAGCGGCAAACCCGGTAAATCTTTACGGCGCGACTAAACTTTGTTCGGAGAAGATGTTTGTTGCGGCCAATAATTATTCGCCGGAAGGGACAAAATTCAGCGTGGTAAGATACGGGAATGTTTTCGGTTCGCGGGGCAGTATAGTACCGTTTTTTAAAGAGTGCAGGGGTACAGGGATAATCCCCATAACAGATAAAAGGATGACGCGCTTTTGGATAACCTTAAGCCAGGGAGTGGAATTTGTAATAAGCTGTGTCAACTCCATGAAGGGAGGGGAAGTCTTTATACCCAAAATGCCCAGTATGAGAATAATGGACCTGGCAAAAGTGATAGCTCCTGAATGCAAATTAAAAATAATAGGTATCAGGCCGGGTGAGAAACTTCATGAAACCCTTGTTCCCGCGGATGATGCATTTTCCACGGTGGAAAAAACGGACAGGTTTATTACATGTCCTGCGGTTGTCTTTAATAAAAAGAATAAACATTCGGGAGCCTGCCTTAAGGGTGATTTTTCCGGGTATCGAAGTGACAATAATACGAGATGGCTTACGGTGGATGAACTTAAAAAAATGGCGGATATGGAGTAA
- the pseC gene encoding UDP-4-amino-4,6-dideoxy-N-acetyl-beta-L-altrosamine transaminase, producing the protein MRNIPYGRQYIDSDDIRAVIKVLKSDFITQGPAVSAFEKKITSCCGAKYAVAVSSGTAALHLACLAIGLGKGDEAITTPITFLATSNSVIYTGAKPVFADIDYETVNIDPAEVKQAITSKTKAVLPVHFAGLPCNMPEIHKIAKKNGLKIIEDACHALGAEYKHNGKWIKVGSCKHSDMTVFSFHPVKHITTGEGGAITTNSRMYYEKLMNLRSHGIVKPRGKCKMVGPWYYEMRSLGFNYRMTDIQSALGLSQMNKLNDFIKRRREIAEQYKKSFSGIKGISFQEEPLWAKSSYHLFVLNIDFKKMGISRKYLMNKLSGKGVGTQVHYIPVYKQPYYKSSVSENLLLDNAELYYQKALSIPIFPAMKHSEVSKVAEEIKKLTGK; encoded by the coding sequence ATGCGAAATATTCCCTATGGAAGACAATATATAGACTCTGATGATATAAGAGCGGTTATCAAAGTGCTGAAGTCCGATTTTATCACCCAGGGCCCTGCAGTCAGCGCTTTTGAGAAAAAAATCACTTCCTGTTGCGGCGCTAAATATGCGGTAGCTGTTTCAAGCGGGACAGCGGCGCTTCATCTGGCTTGTCTTGCCATCGGATTGGGTAAGGGTGACGAAGCTATAACTACTCCTATAACATTTTTAGCAACTTCTAATTCGGTTATCTATACAGGGGCAAAACCTGTTTTTGCGGATATTGATTATGAAACAGTTAATATCGACCCTGCTGAAGTTAAGCAGGCGATAACATCCAAAACCAAAGCTGTTTTACCCGTTCATTTTGCCGGTTTGCCCTGTAATATGCCGGAAATACACAAAATCGCTAAAAAAAACGGTTTAAAAATTATAGAAGACGCCTGTCATGCTTTAGGGGCGGAATATAAACACAACGGCAAATGGATAAAAGTAGGCAGTTGCAAACATTCAGATATGACGGTATTCAGTTTTCATCCTGTAAAACATATTACCACAGGAGAAGGCGGCGCAATAACGACAAATAGCCGGATGTATTACGAAAAATTGATGAATCTAAGAAGTCATGGAATAGTTAAACCGCGCGGAAAATGTAAAATGGTAGGTCCATGGTATTACGAAATGCGTTCACTCGGGTTTAATTACAGGATGACGGATATTCAGTCGGCGCTGGGTCTGTCACAGATGAATAAGCTTAACGATTTTATCAAAAGGCGCAGAGAAATTGCGGAACAATATAAAAAATCATTTTCCGGCATAAAAGGTATATCTTTTCAGGAAGAACCGTTATGGGCAAAATCATCGTATCATCTTTTTGTCTTAAATATCGATTTCAAAAAAATGGGTATCAGCAGAAAATATTTAATGAACAAATTATCGGGAAAAGGCGTAGGCACGCAGGTCCATTATATCCCCGTTTATAAACAGCCTTACTATAAGAGCAGTGTATCTGAAAATCTGCTTTTGGATAATGCTGAGCTTTATTATCAAAAGGCTTTAAGTATACCGATCTTTCCGGCTATGAAACACAGTGAAGTTTCAAAAGTGGCGGAAGAAATAAAAAAGCTTACGGGAAAATAG